The window AAGACTGGTCTCTAATGGTTAATGAGTTTTGACTTCTGATTGGACGATCTTGCAGCTCATTGTGATACCACTGTAGCGAGAATGCTGGTTGGGAACAAGTGTGACTTGGAGGACATTAGAGATGTCAGCGTGGAGGAGGGAAAGAGTCTTGCAGAAGAGGAGGGATTATTCTTCATTGAGACATCTGCACTAAACTCGACTAATGTAAACGCTGCTTTCGAGATAGTCATCCGAGAGATATACAACAATGTTAGCAGGAAAACTCTCAACTCAGATTCCTACAAAGCTGAATTATCCGTCAATCGAGTCAGCCTGGCAAATGGGATTGACTTATCCAAGCAAAACAAGAGTTTTTCCTCTTGCTGCTCCAGATGAGTTTCCATATCTATTGGaggtttcatttccttttcttactTTTTATGTCCATGCGAGTCCACTGCAGAGGTGCTTTTGAAGCCTCTGTTTAGAGTGTTTTTGTTGGGCGTCCTCATGAGAAACCTCTGGGGATTTAGTGTGACAAAAGATTCTACTTCTGGAATGGTGTTGTGATATTGGCTTCAGTGTCATGGAGTTGAGTAGTCCTGGATGCACGATGGGCAAAATTTGTAGGATACAAATGAACGACATTAGCATGttgcaatttatttattttttgcggCATGTAAATCTATGTGTCATATACGCACTGAGAAATCTGCTGTACTCTACTTCTAAATTCCTCTGAAACAGTACGGAGAAAAAGGGgtgattttgattatttttgaaaagCTTTTGACGGCATTATTTCTCTCTGAACTGAGAACATCTCTTGAGTGTGGAAGTAATTCGTATCGTTTTTGTTTTGAAGCGTTGCGAGCGACTCCAACACAAAGAGGTCACCTTTTTTGTTACATGGATAGTATCCTCTCTTAGGTTGGGGTTGTTTGTGTGAAAGCATTAAAATCTCAATCTCAAAGAGGAATGTTTCTTGGCGCATTAGCAATTTTGGGGTCTGCATTAAATTTTATGTGTGCCGATGAACACTAGTATGGTAATGGAAAAATGCTACTGGTTCTGAAAGGTGTCGCGTGATGTAAATAAATGCATTTCTGCTGAATCAGACTCTGTCATAAAATCATTTTATCTGCACTAAACTTGTGGCCATCCCCGTATGCTTGTTTCACATGATCTTGTATCCCGTGAAGCCCTCTCTTTCGCCTAGATTTGATCGCTCATCAAGTCAATAACTAACTACTCTCTTTCGCCTTCTCCGACCGAGCTCCCCTCCTAGCAAGTGACGGCAACAGTCGAAATACGAAGGCAACAAACTGAATTTCGAACAAGGGCTGAAACTTGATAATTTCCAACTGCGAACGCCCGTGAGCCAGAAACACTGAGCAAACACAAGATGTGAACTCGACGAGCAAGAGAGATCAAGAAAAGTGCAGGCACCAGCAAAGGCCAATATAAACAAGGATCCAGCCTTAATGGCAGTGATATTCTACTCTGTATAGAGCAGTGAGAAACCTCAGAAGGGCGGAGAATCAATATTTTAGATTACAATATCagaaattgataaatgaaaTTACCATATTGTAATGTGCCAATAAGTTCACGAAAATAACTTTACACCTCCACAAACAATAACAAGAGAATACAATCTATAAATCTAACTCTATACACCTACAAAATCTGCACAGGCCCCAAGAAACTTTAGTTGAGAAGATTTCATGGCTTCCGCAATGCAGATGCTGCACCCAACACAACAGCCAACACAACGCCCAGACCAGCGCCAAGTGAAGCACCGACAGCTGCAGAAGTGAGAGAGTTTGCCTTAGCACGAGCATCTTGGTTTGACTGTGCTACCAACGCACGTGCACGTGCCAATTCCACAAAAAGCCTGTCTCGTGCCAGTTCCTTGCAAATTGCAAGAAGGGGAAAGACATTTAGAATGTTTTATATTTCACTGATAATACAAAGAAACAATTATAAACACCTGGAGCGGACAAATGCAGATCCACACCTCCATTTATGCTTCTATAAACAAAAGAGATAGAAAGAAGGGAGTGATGATCTAAAGATTGGCTACCTCAAAAGCAGCTTCCTCATGGTTCCGGAGCACATGGTGAATGAGCTGACAAAAAGCAGCTACACCCTCCACAGGGAGAACGGCAGCTTTCTTCTGGAAAGGTCTCCATGAAAGATTAAtaggagcaaaagaaagctttCGAGACAGCGCCGCTTTGTCAGAATCTGTGGCACCAGATTCCCAAGAGTGAGAAGCACCTGCAGCACTGGGCATGATATATGGACATGTATTAATAATTGAAGATGATACAGGAGATGCCTGGTACGCTTTCACAACAGCACCTATAGCCGCCTTTTGCTGGTGTGCACTCACAGAAAATTTGTTTGTTATGGCTAGGAGCCAAGGTATTCCAAGAGATTTAGCCTCATCCAAAAGAAGTGAAACGGCAGGTTGTTGCTGCGATGAGTCTGGATGGCTATATCTTGGTATCCTGTGAGACAGGTTATGCACAAGAACAATGAGATCTGTTTTCTTACTCAGATCGCGAATTCCCTTCCAAAGCTCGTTCCTGAACCCAGATGCCTCCTCATTTAAATTCTGCAACATAGATCAGAGAGTAAAACCTAAAATTCTAGagtacaaaatgaaattttactgCAAGCTAGCAATGCGACGAGAGAtataggggaaaaaaaaaaagaacaagcaCAAGCACAAACATAGGCACATAATACTCCAGACTGAAGTAAACACAGAAAATCATCTCTTTGTACAGAAAACCTGCAAATTTACTGCTGCTGAATCTGAGTACCACAATCCACCAGCAATACCTTCTTGAACATCAACCTCTATATGTAAATTTTCAGGACTACTATTGTTAGTAGTTCTGCCTTGCTCCAAAATTGCATTTAGGAGCGAAGTTTTACCAGCACCCTACAGAACATACAAAAATATCACCTCAACAAACATTCAGGTGTTTGACAAAATCAGATATATTAGAATCTCAACTATAATAATGAAGCAATACCTCAAGGCCAATTAGACGTACTCTACGGGTTCTAACATGAACCTCTTTGGACACAGTAGAAAAATCAGTTGTGCAGAATATCATAAAATCATTTAAACCATCAGGGCGAATGAATTTCCCCTCATCAAGTGCAGAAACATtctgattcaacttgagatcaTCAAAAGTAGAATCAAGGGAAGGAAAAATGGGCACTAATGACCCCTCCACCATCTGATGCTTTGGTGGATGTCTCAATGGAGGACCAACTAATACTCTCATCTTCTGTATCTCTGGCTGTAATCCATGACTCTGAGCATAGGCTGGTGGTGAAGGAAAAGATTCAACTCTGGTTGAGCACCTAAATTAAAGTACTAAAGTTTAAGAGATTTCCTATCAATGAATATAGAGATGGCAGAAAACAACAAGATCAGATGATATGCATTTATATTAATAACATATTGAATAGgtctcattcatgaaaatagCAGGAAGATAATGATCTTAAAAGAGCTAAAATGATATCTTCACTACAATATACACAAAACCTATCAGATCAAAATGACAGCAAAACCCCAAACAGACATAAGGCTTCAACATATTTACATCCCAATATCCCAAGTTTCATCTTTCATGACTGTAACTCATTCATCACCTTGTCTGTAGACTATTGTGCTCAAAGTCCTACCATCATACACACACAGCAGATAATCTCTTTACACAGAAAAACAGCAAGAAAGGCAGGAAATGGCTAGATAAGCAGAGAAATAAATTGACCTGCAGCATTACCACTACTGCAATTAGTGATAGGAGGAGTAAATAGTACACCAAGTCTTAGGACCAGAGGTATATTAAGGATAGAATCCCATAATGCCTCCAAACAATAGACTCACACAAGagtcaaaaggaaaaatgcaaagatAAAATGGCCTATGAATGGAACAGAGGAAAATACCACTTGCCATCAACTCGAGCTTTAACCAACGTGCATAAATGTAATCCATAACCAGAAATATCTACTTTCAAAGCATCTGCATTCTTGTCACATGGAATACCATTCCATCCCAGGGGAGCTATTGAAGTTGCTGCATGAATAACTGGAGTCTCAACAATATGCCCAAGCTGAACTGTACCAGCAGCAGAAATACCTAACCATTTCTGCAGATGGGAAAATTGTTGGACTTGCTCCATCCCCAAGAAAGATGTCTCATTGTCATTCAGGCAGAGTTCATATATTCTGCAAGTGGAGAAAAAGAAGATCAGGATAACAAAACCCAAAGTAGAAAGTTTTACATGATGAGTAACAGCAAATCTATAACAGAAGAAAGTTTCACATCATGAAAAGTCACTAGAAACTTTGACCAGTGACATGGAAAATCATTATATAAAAAGGTCAGAAACAGTCTCCAACAGAGCTGGAcaattattttcttcaaaatGTGCAGGTAATAGTGAACATGAACTCtcaaaaaatgatgaaattgcTAAGAGGAAACCATACATGACTAATACACAAAGTATTCCCATACAATTTAAGTTCAAAACTAGATTACAGGATGTTGTAAACATGTAATACATCAACTTCATAACTCAACTTTAGTACAGCTCCAATTAAATAATATTTGGCAAATTGGTATTCAAACACATTAGCAAGTCTCCCAAAATAGAGGTCCAAAACAAAATCTAGACAAGCAGAAAAAATATTGACCTTCATGTATCACATTCCAGAGCTGAAGACTTTTCAAGCATAATATACTATATAGAGGGCATTGTAATTAAACTTTAACAAGGCAACAAGATTGATGAAATATTTAAATCCAAACATACAAGTAGCAGCAAGAGATCGGTAAGCTTTCACCACTTAAAGGACCAAACACATACAAAACGAATACAATATAGCTATTACCTCAGAAATCTGGCTCTGTATGACCTCATTGAATGTGATTGAAATCTTTCCCTCACTTCGGCAATCACAGATCTGACCTGAAAATGTCTTGGCCATaagaaagcaaaaaaataaGAGCTACTAAAACcagtaaaagaaaaatcattctcAGAAATCGTGAACTGTCTTCCAAAGGCAAATTCCGCAATAAGGATAGGTACCAGAGTTTCAAAAACTAAAGGTTAAATGAATAAGGAAGTGAAGGCCATACTGATGTCAGCTTAGAGTATTCTGCGCTAGATAGTGATTCCACTGATGAATTCCCCAATAGATAGAGCTGTCACAGTTACATTATCAGGTAAGTATGTCAAGCAATGCACTATAAGCATCTGATAAGTGTAAAGATTTAGAGATCCAACATATTCTTTTCATTCAGCACTCAACTTAAGAGCAGGATGGCACTACACAGGCATCATGAGACCGAAACTAGAGTTGAAGTTAAAAAAGTAATATCAATAAAATACGACTCACACTGCACAAACTCGCGTTTGAATTTATTCCTAAAAAGAGTACCTTAGACACAAAATTAAATTCAAGCATtcatcaagattcaacaaagaTTGTGCAATTAACATCCGACATAAAGTCTACATACAAGGTCAACGGGTCACATGAAAAAACTGGCAGAAGTTTATTATGATTTCCACCAGTTCATCCTATCAATTTTGTAAATCATAGTCATGAATCTCACTGTTGAGAAAGTCTTAAACATTGTTGTGACTCACTCTTCTTTTAAAAATGTCAAGAACAAATAATTCTTTCAGATCAACGAAtatctaaaacttaaaactGAGTTTCGACTTAACATTAGgtgtaaaaagaaaatgaagacaaAGGGCTGAAGCATTAGAAAGCTTGGAGTGACACAATGCTATGTGAGTATTATAAAGCTTTCTCTGTactgaaaagaaaataaaggaaaaaaaacatgCAGTGAGAGGAACTCCTAAATATGAAAGTTTTTAAATTCTTTCATGACCTTCTTAAATTGAATTAAGTATTGAAGCAACTTAAAATAGAATGCCTTCCATTTCAACTTCCTCTTCCCCTCTTTTCACCCCCTCTTCCTACTGCAATCGGCTGACCACCATGATGGAAGGATACACTCATACACCACACTCTCCTTGTATATTATTAGCAATTCACTTCTAATTGTATCATCTAAAAGTTTGACTAATATATAACTGATCTGGGCTTCTTCTTGTTGGTTTGCTGCAGCAACAGCTCAGTAAAAGAGGAAGGAATTGGTACTAGTACTAGGAACTAGGTCAGTTAATGAGGTGCCACAATCTTCCAACCAACCAGAccttaaaatattaaatattaggCTCACTATTTTCTTACTCTCGATTTTCATTCTTgaccaaaaaagagaaaatctcTCCTCCACTTTCCACTGTCCATTTTCTAGCTAACCTGCTCGACTGTCACAAGGAAAGTCTAATAGCAATTAGCAAAACAGTTTAGGTACATACCTGACCAAAAGGAACATATGAAGGTAAGGCTGGAATTTTCTGCCAAGGTCTCTTGTTCCCATCAGGTTTACTACTTTTGCCCAatgattttccagttttgactTCACCAATAGCCTCATCATCGGGCTCAGATAATGGCCGAAGAGAGATGACATCAGAATCCTCTTGTATTTCAAGAGATTGAGGGGGAACAACTACATCGCCAATTGTAGACGAAATACTGGAATTAACAGTTACAGATTTGTCAGCAGAATCATCTTTCTTTGCTCCATAAGGAAACAAGTGTCTTCTAACACTATCTACTGGGACAAGTCTTGAAAGCCGCCAAAAAGAATTCTGCACAGGCCCCAAACCCAGAACCAACTTTTCGCTTTCactgtcttttgttttttctgatttttgctTTTCAAACCTTTCCCCAGGTTTTGACATCAGTAATGAAGTTCCAACATCTGAAGGCGTTTGGACAGGTTGTGCGCTATTGTAATGATGAAAATATGCAGGAGATAGAATACGCGGCACAAGATCCTCTGGAATACAGTACGTTTTGAAATAGTGCTTCCATCCTTTCCTATGTACATAGCTGAAAGGAACATGTGACAGCTGTTAGCGACTATTTGTGCTAATAAGTGTAAAACAATAATTAACTTACTCTCTTAAAGCCGCATTTCCTACAGGAGGCTGGGAGAATGTAATACACTTCACTTGAATTTTCTCATGTTCTTTTAATGAAACAGCAAAGACCCGCAAAATGGCAAGTGTGGCTAAAGCAGCTACCTATTTGAAATAACATCTCAACCAATAGTATTCAGGGGAAATTAATAAACAATAGTAGCCACTGTATGAACAATGGATTGGCAAGACTTACCGCCCCACCAAGTGAATGTCCACAGAGAacaagttttcttttctttttctgagcAAGCCTATACAACTCCAGTGCAGGTATCCCTTTAGCACGAGCCATAAATCCCTACCGACAATTTTCAGAGAAAAAGGGAAACTCTTGAATTAATGATACAAGAACTAGCAACGCTGCAAAACCTGATAGAACAGTGTACAACTTGTCATTGAAAAGAATATGGGGTATCAACTCTTCGTTTGTACCCGGTGAGCAGCAGGTTTAAGGCTAGGTGTTGTCTGCTTAGGCATGGGCTCCAcaagttttgaaaaattctccCCATTGCTCTTCTGACTGCTAAACTCAGCTGACTCAGAGGATCCTATCCCATTAGTGTCTTCCACATTATCCTCATGAAATATGGCaccttgaaatatatttgcatcAGCGATGACATCCCTTTGTAACAggaaagggggaaaagaaatataatataataaagacagtatttttgaaatataaaaatttataaataaacAAACTTGAACAAGATCTAGCATGTAATTCTTACTTATACTGCTTAGTTCCAACAAATGAAGCAAATAATGTATCTCCAGCTTCTGCCAATAGATACCTACGAAAAGAAAATTGCCGCAACCAAGTTATAGAAATTGACTACAGATTCAGAAGTGCACAATAAAATCATGAACAAAGGAGGAGAGTGGTAGAAAATCACTTCCAAGGAGGCCCATAATGCACAAACAAATTTATCAGATAGCAAAATAGGCAGAGAAGTAAATTCAGTTTACACCAACACATTGAAAGTCAAACATCCAAGAGACCAATTGGATTTGACTTAAATGACTAGTATCATGGGTAAACCAAAGCCAGCAAGATACTTTTCTCATCAACAGAAATGACCTGGTGTCTCATTTTCATTTACTAGCCAACCTGTCAACTATTTCAATCTTCCAAATAACTGGAAAAAGAAAGGCCATACCCGAAAAAGTTATAAGCACTTTATATTCCATAAAGTGATCCTCAATAAAGTTTCCCTAACAGAACCTTCAAACAAAGTATCAACTACTTCTACAGATTCATAGACAAAAACAATTTCATATTCACTGTTTCAAAACACAACAATTGTTGCCTAAGTTAGCTGAACTGAACCAGATGACA is drawn from Coffea arabica cultivar ET-39 chromosome 1c, Coffea Arabica ET-39 HiFi, whole genome shotgun sequence and contains these coding sequences:
- the LOC113732444 gene encoding uncharacterized protein isoform X2, with protein sequence MFLTGIYWQKLEIHYLLHLLELSSISAIFHEDNVEDTNGIGSSESAEFSSQKSNGENFSKLVEPMPKQTTPSLKPAAHRGFMARAKGIPALELYRLAQKKKRKLVLCGHSLGGAVAALATLAILRVFAVSLKEHEKIQVKCITFSQPPVGNAALRDYVHRKGWKHYFKTYCIPEDLVPRILSPAYFHHYNSAQPVQTPSDVGTSLLMSKPGERFEKQKSEKTKDSESEKLVLGLGPVQNSFWRLSRLVPVDSVRRHLFPYGAKKDDSADKSVTVNSSISSTIGDVVVPPQSLEIQEDSDVISLRPLSEPDDEAIGEVKTGKSLGKSSKPDGNKRPWQKIPALPSYVPFGQLYLLGNSSVESLSSAEYSKLTSVRSVIAEVRERFQSHSMRSYRARFLRIYELCLNDNETSFLGMEQVQQFSHLQKWLGISAAGTVQLGHIVETPVIHAATSIAPLGWNGIPCDKNADALKVDISGYGLHLCTLVKARVDGKWCSTRVESFPSPPAYAQSHGLQPEIQKMRVLVGPPLRHPPKHQMVEGSLVPIFPSLDSTFDDLKLNQNVSALDEGKFIRPDGLNDFMIFCTTDFSTVSKEVHVRTRRVRLIGLEGAGKTSLLNAILEQGRTTNNSSPENLHIEVDVQEGIAGGLWYSDSAAVNLQNLNEEASGFRNELWKGIRDLSKKTDLIVLVHNLSHRIPRYSHPDSSQQQPAVSLLLDEAKSLGIPWLLAITNKFSVSAHQQKAAIGAVVKAYQASPVSSSIINTCPYIMPSAAGASHSWESGATDSDKAALSRKLSFAPINLSWRPFQKKAAVLPVEGVAAFCQLIHHVLRNHEEAAFEELARDRLFVELARARALVAQSNQDARAKANSLTSAAVGASLGAGLGVVLAVVLGAASALRKP
- the LOC113732444 gene encoding uncharacterized protein isoform X3 → MFLTGAIFHEDNVEDTNGIGSSESAEFSSQKSNGENFSKLVEPMPKQTTPSLKPAAHRGFMARAKGIPALELYRLAQKKKRKLVLCGHSLGGAVAALATLAILRVFAVSLKEHEKIQVKCITFSQPPVGNAALRDYVHRKGWKHYFKTYCIPEDLVPRILSPAYFHHYNSAQPVQTPSDVGTSLLMSKPGERFEKQKSEKTKDSESEKLVLGLGPVQNSFWRLSRLVPVDSVRRHLFPYGAKKDDSADKSVTVNSSISSTIGDVVVPPQSLEIQEDSDVISLRPLSEPDDEAIGEVKTGKSLGKSSKPDGNKRPWQKIPALPSYVPFGQLYLLGNSSVESLSSAEYSKLTSVRSVIAEVRERFQSHSMRSYRARFLRIYELCLNDNETSFLGMEQVQQFSHLQKWLGISAAGTVQLGHIVETPVIHAATSIAPLGWNGIPCDKNADALKVDISGYGLHLCTLVKARVDGKWCSTRVESFPSPPAYAQSHGLQPEIQKMRVLVGPPLRHPPKHQMVEGSLVPIFPSLDSTFDDLKLNQNVSALDEGKFIRPDGLNDFMIFCTTDFSTVSKEVHVRTRRVRLIGLEGAGKTSLLNAILEQGRTTNNSSPENLHIEVDVQEGIAGGLWYSDSAAVNLQNLNEEASGFRNELWKGIRDLSKKTDLIVLVHNLSHRIPRYSHPDSSQQQPAVSLLLDEAKSLGIPWLLAITNKFSVSAHQQKAAIGAVVKAYQASPVSSSIINTCPYIMPSAAGASHSWESGATDSDKAALSRKLSFAPINLSWRPFQKKAAVLPVEGVAAFCQLIHHVLRNHEEAAFEELARDRLFVELARARALVAQSNQDARAKANSLTSAAVGASLGAGLGVVLAVVLGAASALRKP
- the LOC113732444 gene encoding uncharacterized protein isoform X1, translating into MESLHQKVESWIRDQRTKILKVTWPPQWQWPLVVKWPWTHGREQRRRLQEEVERRKKQLQDLCYAVKAESVSDLQEILCCMVLSECVYKRPASELVRAVNIFKADFGGQVISLERVQPSADHVPHRYLLAEAGDTLFASFVGTKQYKDVIADANIFQGAIFHEDNVEDTNGIGSSESAEFSSQKSNGENFSKLVEPMPKQTTPSLKPAAHRGFMARAKGIPALELYRLAQKKKRKLVLCGHSLGGAVAALATLAILRVFAVSLKEHEKIQVKCITFSQPPVGNAALRDYVHRKGWKHYFKTYCIPEDLVPRILSPAYFHHYNSAQPVQTPSDVGTSLLMSKPGERFEKQKSEKTKDSESEKLVLGLGPVQNSFWRLSRLVPVDSVRRHLFPYGAKKDDSADKSVTVNSSISSTIGDVVVPPQSLEIQEDSDVISLRPLSEPDDEAIGEVKTGKSLGKSSKPDGNKRPWQKIPALPSYVPFGQLYLLGNSSVESLSSAEYSKLTSVRSVIAEVRERFQSHSMRSYRARFLRIYELCLNDNETSFLGMEQVQQFSHLQKWLGISAAGTVQLGHIVETPVIHAATSIAPLGWNGIPCDKNADALKVDISGYGLHLCTLVKARVDGKWCSTRVESFPSPPAYAQSHGLQPEIQKMRVLVGPPLRHPPKHQMVEGSLVPIFPSLDSTFDDLKLNQNVSALDEGKFIRPDGLNDFMIFCTTDFSTVSKEVHVRTRRVRLIGLEGAGKTSLLNAILEQGRTTNNSSPENLHIEVDVQEGIAGGLWYSDSAAVNLQNLNEEASGFRNELWKGIRDLSKKTDLIVLVHNLSHRIPRYSHPDSSQQQPAVSLLLDEAKSLGIPWLLAITNKFSVSAHQQKAAIGAVVKAYQASPVSSSIINTCPYIMPSAAGASHSWESGATDSDKAALSRKLSFAPINLSWRPFQKKAAVLPVEGVAAFCQLIHHVLRNHEEAAFEELARDRLFVELARARALVAQSNQDARAKANSLTSAAVGASLGAGLGVVLAVVLGAASALRKP